In one Culex quinquefasciatus strain JHB chromosome 2, VPISU_Cqui_1.0_pri_paternal, whole genome shotgun sequence genomic region, the following are encoded:
- the LOC119767567 gene encoding uncharacterized protein LOC119767567 gives MKFPSILLATLLFKLITARFTPLGIDEFYIKPCERKIVYTTDKHDKCLMRRLEIEMDTGENKGYVKCVFKEFGYLNGEGQFNKQALLKDYHEAGFKNKDKAVLESYDGCMKNYGPTPNAMKILDCVTKDKDFPKVINARRERNSDWKPDWIQAYCGVTKLF, from the exons ATGAAGTTTCCATCGATTCTTTTGGCGACACTTTTATTCAAACTAATCACAGCG CGCTTCACACCACTCGGAATTGACGAGTTTTACATTAAACCATGTGAAAGGAAAATTGTTTACACCACAGACAAACATGACAAATGTCTTATGCGAAGGCTTGAAATCGAAATGGACACGGGCGAAAATAAAGGCTACGTCAAGTGCGTTTTCAAGGAATTTGGATACCTGAATGGCGAAGGACAGTTCAACAAACAAGCCCTCCTGAAAGACTACCACGAGGCAGGGTTTAAAAACAAAGACAAAGCGGTGCTCGAATCGTACGACGGTTGTATGAAGAATTATGGTCCTACACCGAATGCGATGAAAATTCTGGACTGTGTAACCAAGGATAAGGACTTCCCAAAGGTGATAAACGCTAGACGTGAGAGAAACTCGGATTGGAAACCGGACTGGATTCAGGCGTACTGTGGTGTTACGAAATTGTTTTGA
- the LOC6048497 gene encoding uncharacterized protein LOC6048497 yields the protein MQYLSIVFMSLFAIDLSSANGVAVSKIDEIFVGKCEKNIKTKVPAQLCQIRKLLIDVATAETKAFGDCILKEFGYFDSNGKIDKSALAKDYSEQGFIGKDAELSSMIDDCEREFGTGINSVNYLLCITMEKDFAGVLNSRKKKEGKWQPEKPVCK from the exons ATGCAATATCTCTCAATAGTTTTTATGTCATTGTTTGCAATCGATTTATCCTCAGCAAATGGAGTagct gtttcaaaaatcgacgaaatttttGTGGGAAAGTGTGAAAAGAACATCAAAACCAAAGTTCCTGCACAATTGTGCCAAATTCGTAAACTACTGATTGATGTCGCAACAGCAGAAACTAAAGCTTTTGGTGACTGCATTCTAAAGGAATTCGGATATTTCGACTCAAATGGCAAAATAGACAAATCAGCACTAGCGAAAGACTATAGCGAGCAGGGATTCATTGGAAAGGACGCAGAATTGTCAAGCATGATTGATGATTGTGAGAGAGAGTTCGGAACTGGTATTAACTCTGTAAACTATTTGTTGTGCATCACTATGGAGAAAGATTTTGCTGGTGTTCTAAATTCCAGGAAAAAGAAAGAAGGAAAGTGGCAACCTGAAAAACCGGTTTGCAAGTGA
- the LOC119766472 gene encoding uncharacterized protein LOC119766472, with protein MKLPTILWAIFSLGLTTARFTSLGIKEMYLPHCESELVFTTGRTEKCYMRKLEIDLPTDEKKVYVKCVLESFQYLTGKEGKFDGQALLKDYHQVGIKARDKAVLESYQHCMKNYGFPKSPIKMLDCITKDKDFSRVINAKREKNKHWQAGWLEACC; from the exons ATGAAGCTGCCAACGATTCTCTGGGCAATATTTTCATTGGGGCTAACAACAGCG CGCTTTACATCTCTTGGAATTAAAGAGATGTACCTCCCCCATTGCGAAAGTGAGTTGGTTTTCACCACAGGCCGCACCGAAAAGTGCTACATGCGAAAGCTTGAAATCGATTTGCCAACGGACGAGAAAAAAGTCTACGTCAAGTGCGTGCTGGAGTCGTTTCAGTACTTGACCGGTAAGGAAGGTAAATTTGACGGACAGGCCCTGCTCAAAGACTATCATCAGGTGGGAATAAAAGCTAGAGACAAAGCTGTGCTGGAATCGTACCAACACTGTATGAAAAATTACGGTTTCCCAAAAAGCCCGATTAAAATGCTGGATTGTATTACCAAAGATAAAGACTTCTCAAGGGTAATCAACGCTAAGCGTGAGAAAAACAAGCACTGGCAAGCGGGTTGGTTGGAAGCATGTTGTTGA